CGCCTGCGCGATGCGGGCGAACCCGACGCCGCCGACCGGGGCCTGCATGTGCGGGAAGACCCGGGCGAGCAGGTCGTCGCGGGTGTCGAGGTAGTTCGGCTCGAAGAACTCGCCGCCGATGTAGCTCTCGGCCGTGCAGAGCCCGACGCGGCCCATCGTCTTCGCGAGGGCCTTCTCGGCCGCCTTCCGGAAGTGCTTGAGGGCGAGGTCGGTCGCGGTCAGTTCGCCGGCCGGGGCGGGCGCTGCGGGGTACTTCTCCTCCGCACGGAGACGTGCGGAGAGGCTGTACACCGCTGCGGCGCCGAAGCCGAGCGCCGTCGCAACGTGGTGTGACGATGGCAGCTGACCGGACTCGGCGACGACGGAGATCCGCAGCCGCAGGCCGGTCTCGATGAGCCGTTGGTTGACGGCGGCGACGGCGAGGATGACGGGGAGGGGCGCGTGCGTCGACGACACGTTGCGGTCGGTGAGCACGGCGATGCCGCCGGTGCGCTCGGCGAAGGCGGCGACGGCGTCGGCGAGGTGCTCGGTCGCGGTGCGGACCGCGTCGGCGTTCGCCTGCTCGTCGCCGAGCACCGGCACGTAGAGCATGTCGAAGCGCTCGAGCGGCACGATGTCCTGCTCGCGCAGCCGAACCATGTCGAGGTGCCCGAGGATCGGGGACTCCACGACGAGCTGCCGCGTCGCCGAACCCGTCCCGTCGGGCTTCGCGCCGAGGGCGACGCGCATCGACATGCCGTCGGCCTCGCGGATCGAGTCGAGCGGCGGGTTCGTCACCTGGGCGAAGCGCTGCGAGAAGTACTTCGCCATGCCGCCCTCGGTGTCGCTCAGGGCGTTGATGGCGTTGCCGTAGCCCATCGCCGAGATCCGCTCCGAGCCGTTCTGCAGCATCGGGTCGAGCATGAACCGGAAGCTCTCCTGGTTCAGCGAGTACGCCACGTAGCGGCCCGCGAGCGACAGGTCGCCCTCGTAGCCGAGCGTGGTCGTCGTGCGCTGGTACTCCGGCGCCGGCACGTCGTCCAGGTTGACGCGGGCGGCGTCGAGGAGCGTCCCGTACGGCTTCCGCGCGGCGAGCATCTCGAGCACCTCGCGCGTGCGCATGAGCGTGCCGGTGCGGTGGTCGACGACGAGCATGCCGCCCGCCTCGATGCGGCCGCGGTGCACGACGTCCTCCGGCTCGAACTCGACCTGACCGGCCTCGGACGACACCATCAGGTACTCGGCGGTCTGCACCGAGCGCAGCGGGCGCAGGCCCAGTCGGTCGAGCCGGGCGCCGACCACGTCGCCGTCGCTGAAGATCACGGCGGCCGGGCCGTCGTTCTTCTCCTCGTAGAGCGAGAAGAACTCGAGCATGTCCCGCACCGCCGGGGTCAGCGTGCGGTCGTTCTCCCACGCCGGGGGCATGAGCGAGACCACGGCCTCGACGATCTCGAGGCCGTCGTCGAACACCCGGCTCTGCAGGGTCTGGTCGAGGCGGCTCGAGTCGGACTGGCCGGGCGGGCGGACGATGCTGCGGGTCCGTGCACGGGCGAGGGCCTCGTCGGACAGCCGGTTCTTCCGGTCGGTGTTCAGCTCGCCGTTGTGCGCCATCAGACGGAACGGCTGCGCCATCGTCGGGTGCGGCTCGGTGTTCGTCGAGAACCGGGTGTGGAAGTAGAGCGTCCGGACCGAGTGGCGCGGGTCACGCAGGTCGGTGAAGTAGCCGATGACCTCACCGGAGTTCAGCCGCCCCTTGAGGATCTGGGTCCGGGCGCTCAGCGACAGCGGGTACAGGGCGGCGTGCTCGGCGCGGTCGGCGGCGGCCTGGCCGTACGACACCGCCTCGATCGCGAGGAGGGCGCGGTTGGCGGCGGCGTCGACCTCGGCGCGGGTCCACGCCTCGGGGGCACGGAAGACCCACTGCACGATCGGCAGCTGGTACTGCTCGGCCTCGGGACGGGCGACGGAGTGGTCCACCGGGACGTCACGGACGAGCAGGAGCTCGAAGCCCTGCTGCTCGATGGCGTCCGTGACGGTCTGCTGCGCACGGGCGCGCTCGGCGTCCGCAGCCTTGCCCGCGCCGCTCGGCACGAAGCAGTTCGCGACGCCGAAGTGGCCGGCGCGGAGCTCCTCGCCGGTGATCGCGCTGAAGAACTCCACCGACAGGTCGATGCTCACGCCCGCGCCGTCACCGACACCCTCGGCGGACTTGCCGCCGCGGTGGGGGATGGCGCACAGCGCTTCGTCGCCCTTGCGGATGACGTCGTGGCTCGGCGTCCCGTCGAGTCGGGTGATGAAACCGACGCCGCAGTCGCTCGATTCGCGGGCAGGGTCGTAGAGACCGAAGGAGGAGGGGTTCACGTGTGCAGGTCCAGTGGGGCGTTGCCGGCAGCGGACGGCCAGGCTGCATCAGTGGAGCGCTCGCCGCGGGCAGACCGATGGTGGCAGTCGGGCCCTGTGGGGTTGTGGTGCGGTGAGGCGATGCTACGGCGCGGTATACCGCCCGCGCAACACCGCGGGGCCGGGGTGCGCGGCGCGGGCGCGGCGGGGGTGTGCGGCGCGGGTGCGGCCGGGGTGTGGCGCGGCGTGCGGCGCGGGTGCGGCCGGGGTGCGGCGCGGTTCGCCTCCGCACAACGAAAGTCACTCCGCGCCGCGGATCCCCGTGGCGCGGAGTGACTTCGGTTGTGCGAACACGCGGCCGCGGCCCGGCCAGCGGCGTCAGGCGGCGTGGCGCTCGTCGACCGCGATCGGCTCGGTCGCCGCCGTGCTCGCGTCCGCCGCCGGGGTCGTGCCCGGGCGGATGAGCTCCGGACGACGCCGGGACCGGAACACCCACGCCTTGAACAGGACGAAGCGGACCAGCGTCGCCACGAGGTTCGCGGCCGTGAGCACCACGATCTCCGCACCGTGCGACGATCCCGGTGCCGCCGAGTGCAGGATCACCAGCGACCCGGACGTGATCGCCCACGCGATCCCGAACACCACCAGCCCCTGCACGTGGTGCCGCCCTGCGCCGGCACGTCCCCGCACCCCGAACGTGAAGCGTCGGTTGAGTGCCGTGTTGCCGATCGCGGTGACCAGGAGCGCCAGGAAGTCCGCCGTCTGGGCGCCGATCGCCGGGCGGAACAGGGCGTAGAGCACGGCGAACGCGATCGTCGACAGCACCCCGATCGCCCCGAATCGCAGCACCTGCCCGACGATCCCGACGTGCGGCGGCGTGAACGGACGGCGGCCGATGGCGTCGTACACCGCACCGATCGGCACCCGTCCGGTCGCGAGCCCGCGGGAGACCCGCCACATCCCCTTGAGGTCCTCGGTCGCGGTCGAGGCGATGTGCACCGACGAGTTCACGTCGTCCACCCAGTCGACCGGGACCTCGTGGATCCGCAGTCCGGCGTGCTCGGCCAGCACGAGCAACTCGGTGTCGAAGAACCACGCGTCGTCCTCGCACAGGGGCAGGACGTGTTCCGCGGCCTGCCGGGTGATCGCCTTGAAGCCGCACTGCGCGTCCGAGAAGGACACCCCCATCGTGGTGCGGAGCAGCAGGTTGTACGAGCGGGAGATGAACTCGCGCTTCCCGCCGCGCACCACGCGTGACGAGCCCGCCAACCGGGTGCCGATCGCCACGTCCGAGTGCCCGGACAGCAGCGGGGCGACGAGGGGTTCGAGCGCGGCGAGGTCGGTGGAGAGGTCCTCGTCGACGTAGACCAGCACGGTGGCCGGCGACGCTGCCCAGACGGCCTTGAGCGCACGGCCCCGGCCTTTCTCCGGCAGGTGCACCGCGTGCACGTCCGGCAGCATCGCGGCGAGGTCGTCGGCGATGCGTGCGGTGTCGTCGGTCGAGGCGTTGTCCGCGATCGTGATGCGCCAGGTGTTCCGGAGCGACTTCCGGCAGAAGGTGTGCAAGCGGCGGACGTGGGCGGCGAGCGTGTCCTGCTCGTTGTAGCAGGGGACGACGATGTCGATGTCGAGGGTGTGGTTCGTCTCCGTCATACCGCACATGCTCGGGACCGGGCATACGGGGACCGCAGCAGCCCGCTGTGCCGCGTCTAAGAACGCGCGTGCGGCCACCGTGCGCAGTCCGACGACGACTGCGCACGGTGGAC
The sequence above is a segment of the Curtobacterium sp. BH-2-1-1 genome. Coding sequences within it:
- a CDS encoding bifunctional glycosyltransferase family 2/GtrA family protein gives rise to the protein MCGMTETNHTLDIDIVVPCYNEQDTLAAHVRRLHTFCRKSLRNTWRITIADNASTDDTARIADDLAAMLPDVHAVHLPEKGRGRALKAVWAASPATVLVYVDEDLSTDLAALEPLVAPLLSGHSDVAIGTRLAGSSRVVRGGKREFISRSYNLLLRTTMGVSFSDAQCGFKAITRQAAEHVLPLCEDDAWFFDTELLVLAEHAGLRIHEVPVDWVDDVNSSVHIASTATEDLKGMWRVSRGLATGRVPIGAVYDAIGRRPFTPPHVGIVGQVLRFGAIGVLSTIAFAVLYALFRPAIGAQTADFLALLVTAIGNTALNRRFTFGVRGRAGAGRHHVQGLVVFGIAWAITSGSLVILHSAAPGSSHGAEIVVLTAANLVATLVRFVLFKAWVFRSRRRPELIRPGTTPAADASTAATEPIAVDERHAA